A region from the Tsuneonella mangrovi genome encodes:
- the mazG gene encoding nucleoside triphosphate pyrophosphohydrolase, whose protein sequence is MTQQTSRLLQIMATLRDPERGCEWDRAQDFTTIAPYTIEEAYEVSDAIDRQAWDELRNELGDLLFQVAFHSRMAEEAGLFSFEDVAQAICDKMEARHPHIFGGEDGTMTEQRWEDIKATEREAEGATSAMDGVARALPALLRAQKLQKRAARHGFDWPDHAGPRDKLLEEMEELSSAPDQARLEEAGDLLFAAVNLVRSYGIGAEDALRAANAKFERRFRAMEDLAKGDFDKLSLEEQEALWQQVKRDETS, encoded by the coding sequence GTGACCCAGCAAACCTCCCGCCTCCTCCAGATCATGGCCACCCTGCGTGATCCAGAGCGTGGATGCGAATGGGATCGCGCGCAGGATTTCACGACGATCGCGCCGTACACGATCGAGGAAGCCTACGAAGTTTCGGATGCGATTGACCGGCAAGCCTGGGACGAACTGCGCAACGAGCTCGGTGACTTGCTGTTCCAGGTCGCATTCCATTCGCGCATGGCCGAAGAAGCCGGACTGTTTTCTTTTGAAGATGTTGCCCAGGCCATCTGCGACAAGATGGAAGCGCGCCACCCGCATATCTTCGGCGGCGAAGACGGTACGATGACCGAGCAACGTTGGGAGGACATCAAGGCTACCGAGCGCGAGGCCGAGGGCGCGACCAGCGCAATGGACGGTGTTGCGCGTGCCTTGCCGGCGCTTCTCAGGGCGCAAAAGCTGCAAAAGCGCGCCGCACGGCATGGCTTCGACTGGCCGGATCACGCAGGTCCGCGCGATAAGCTTCTGGAAGAAATGGAAGAATTGTCCTCTGCGCCCGATCAGGCGCGGCTTGAAGAAGCTGGTGACCTTCTGTTCGCAGCCGTCAATCTCGTGCGCTCTTACGGGATTGGAGCGGAAGACGCTCTCCGGGCCGCCAATGCCAAGTTCGAGCGTCGTTTCCGGGCAATGGAGGATCTCGCCAAGGGCGATTTCGACAAGCTGTCGCTCGAAGAGCAGGAAGCACTGTGGCAGCAGGTCAAACGGGACGAAACCTCATAG
- the hflX gene encoding GTPase HflX codes for MSRGARALVICPDIRGQFHDLAAEARLEEACGLALAIGIVVADAIILPVRNVKPGTLFGAGQVEAIANRCTLEEAELVIVDGALSPIQQRNLEDRLKRKVIDRTGLILEIFGERAATAEGRLQVELAHLDYQQSRLVRSWTHLERQRGGFGFLGGPGETQIEADRRMIRQRMARLRKELESVRRTRALHRERRGRAPWPVIALVGYTNAGKSTLFNRLTGAEVMAEDLLFATLDPTMRAISLPGVEKAILSDTVGFISDLPTQLVAAFRATLEEVTGADLILHVRDIANPSSAAQKAQVLEVLADLGVTDAESGEGAIPILEVWNKLDLLPARQAAEIRDVAEGDPMVEAISAISGEGIEHLLARLGELLTQSARVHEFVLPASEGKRIAWLHAHGDVLEEADAGTGPDGPLRRLAVRLNPKELGQFETL; via the coding sequence GTGTCGCGCGGTGCGCGCGCACTCGTCATCTGCCCTGATATTCGCGGGCAATTCCACGATCTCGCTGCCGAGGCGCGGCTCGAGGAAGCGTGCGGACTTGCATTGGCTATCGGGATCGTAGTGGCAGACGCAATCATCTTGCCAGTGCGCAACGTAAAGCCGGGCACGCTGTTCGGGGCAGGGCAGGTCGAAGCGATTGCAAACCGTTGCACACTGGAAGAAGCCGAGCTGGTCATTGTTGATGGCGCGCTCAGTCCGATCCAGCAGCGCAACCTCGAAGATAGGCTCAAGCGCAAGGTGATCGACCGGACGGGGTTGATCCTCGAAATCTTCGGCGAACGTGCGGCCACCGCGGAAGGACGGCTGCAGGTCGAACTGGCGCACCTCGATTACCAGCAGAGCCGCCTCGTCCGTTCGTGGACCCACCTAGAACGCCAGCGCGGCGGCTTCGGCTTTCTCGGCGGCCCTGGCGAAACCCAGATTGAGGCCGACCGGCGGATGATCCGCCAGCGCATGGCGCGGCTGCGCAAGGAACTCGAATCGGTGCGCCGCACGCGCGCGTTGCATCGCGAGCGCCGGGGAAGGGCGCCGTGGCCAGTAATCGCACTAGTCGGCTACACCAACGCTGGCAAATCGACGCTGTTCAATCGCCTCACCGGCGCCGAGGTTATGGCGGAGGACCTGCTGTTCGCGACACTAGATCCGACGATGCGGGCAATTTCGCTGCCCGGCGTTGAGAAGGCGATCCTGTCGGATACGGTTGGCTTCATCTCGGACCTGCCAACCCAGCTGGTCGCTGCATTTCGGGCAACGCTGGAAGAAGTGACCGGTGCCGACCTGATCCTGCACGTGCGCGATATCGCCAATCCCTCATCGGCGGCACAAAAGGCACAAGTGCTCGAAGTCCTCGCTGATCTTGGCGTGACCGACGCGGAAAGCGGGGAAGGGGCAATCCCGATCCTCGAGGTTTGGAACAAGCTCGACTTGCTGCCCGCGAGGCAAGCTGCGGAGATCAGGGATGTCGCCGAAGGCGATCCGATGGTCGAAGCGATTTCGGCAATTTCCGGCGAAGGAATCGAGCACTTGCTGGCAAGGCTTGGCGAATTGCTGACCCAATCTGCCCGCGTCCACGAATTCGTACTGCCTGCCAGCGAGGGAAAGCGCATCGCCTGGCTCCATGCTCATGGTGACGTGCTGGAGGAAGCCGACGCAGGCACAGGACCGGACGGACCGCTGCGGCGGCTGGCGGTGCGGCTCAATCCAAAGGAGCTGGGCCAGTTCGAAACGCTATGA
- the hfq gene encoding RNA chaperone Hfq, which translates to MSESRTLSARPRPAKASTAPADSSAKQTSLQDAFLNQLRKDKTPVTMFLVKGVKLQGIVTWFDNFSILLRRDGQSQLVYKHAISTIMPSTPIDAEQFASQDSNSKQRLLQDVFLGRVREAEVQVTMFLVNGVMLQGKIAAYDLFCMMLERDGYVQLAYKHAVSTIQPATAVDLTEDWEGKED; encoded by the coding sequence GTGTCAGAATCGCGAACCCTCAGTGCGCGTCCACGCCCCGCAAAAGCATCCACCGCCCCTGCCGATAGCAGCGCCAAGCAAACGAGCCTGCAGGACGCATTCCTCAACCAGCTGCGCAAGGACAAGACCCCGGTGACGATGTTCCTCGTCAAGGGCGTCAAGCTCCAGGGGATCGTCACCTGGTTCGACAATTTCTCGATCCTGTTGCGGCGTGACGGCCAGTCCCAACTGGTCTACAAGCATGCGATCTCGACGATCATGCCGAGCACGCCGATCGACGCCGAACAGTTCGCGAGCCAGGACAGCAACAGCAAGCAGCGCCTGCTGCAAGATGTCTTCCTCGGCCGGGTGCGCGAAGCGGAAGTCCAGGTCACCATGTTCCTGGTCAATGGCGTGATGCTGCAAGGCAAGATTGCCGCCTACGACCTGTTCTGCATGATGCTCGAGCGCGACGGCTACGTTCAGCTGGCCTACAAGCACGCGGTCTCGACGATCCAGCCCGCCACGGCGGTCGACCTGACCGAGGATTGGGAAGGCAAGGAAGACTGA
- a CDS encoding sigma-54-dependent transcriptional regulator, whose amino-acid sequence MALDILIVDDERDIRELVAGVLSDEGYVCRTAGDSTSALKEVDERRPSLVLLDVWLHGSPMDGLEVLDEIKKREPELPVLIFSGHGNIDTAVSAVSRGAVDFIEKPFEAEKLLLLVQRATETERLRRENNQLRQGFTRGEEFTGNSSAINAVRATLKRVASTGSRVLISGPAGAGKEVAARLLHSWSPRADGSFVIVNSARITPERFEQELFGEESDGKLVRPGLLELADGGTLYLDEVADMPLSTQARILRVLTEQSFVRMGGNRQIGVDVRVVSSTSRDLQQEMEDKNFREDLYYRLNVVPVTIPSLAERRDDIPALAEHFFTRYAAEQGIDPPEVSDEAIAALQAYDWPGNVRQLRNVVERTIILTPRDKLGKVEAEMLPSEVAGGKAGGNSGITSLTGVPLREARESFEREYLSIQIRRFSGNISKTAAFIGMERSALHRKLKLLGLNERKDDDD is encoded by the coding sequence ATGGCGCTCGACATCCTGATCGTCGACGACGAACGAGACATCCGCGAACTCGTCGCGGGGGTCCTAAGCGACGAAGGCTACGTCTGCCGCACGGCGGGCGACAGCACGAGCGCGCTGAAGGAAGTCGACGAACGGCGGCCGAGCCTGGTGCTGCTCGACGTGTGGCTCCACGGCAGCCCGATGGACGGGCTCGAAGTGCTCGACGAAATCAAGAAACGCGAACCCGAGCTGCCGGTGCTGATCTTTTCCGGTCATGGCAACATCGACACGGCAGTGAGCGCGGTCAGCCGCGGTGCAGTCGATTTTATCGAAAAGCCGTTCGAAGCTGAAAAATTGCTTCTGCTGGTCCAGCGCGCGACCGAGACCGAGCGGTTGCGACGCGAGAACAATCAGCTTCGCCAGGGATTTACGCGCGGCGAAGAGTTCACCGGCAACTCCTCGGCGATAAACGCCGTACGCGCCACCCTTAAGCGGGTCGCCAGCACCGGCAGCCGGGTGCTTATCAGCGGGCCGGCAGGGGCGGGCAAGGAAGTCGCCGCACGCCTGCTCCACTCGTGGAGCCCTCGCGCTGACGGATCGTTCGTTATCGTCAATTCGGCGCGGATCACGCCCGAGCGCTTCGAGCAGGAACTGTTCGGCGAAGAAAGCGACGGCAAGCTGGTGCGTCCGGGCCTGCTCGAACTGGCCGACGGTGGCACGCTCTATCTCGACGAAGTTGCCGACATGCCGCTGTCGACCCAGGCGCGGATCCTGCGCGTCCTGACCGAACAAAGTTTTGTGCGGATGGGTGGCAATCGCCAGATCGGGGTCGACGTGCGCGTCGTTTCCTCGACTTCACGCGACCTTCAGCAGGAAATGGAAGACAAGAACTTCCGCGAAGACTTGTACTATCGCCTGAACGTTGTTCCGGTGACGATACCGTCCCTAGCCGAGCGGCGCGACGACATACCCGCGCTCGCCGAGCATTTCTTCACTCGCTACGCCGCCGAGCAAGGCATCGACCCGCCCGAGGTCAGCGACGAGGCGATCGCCGCACTGCAGGCCTACGATTGGCCCGGCAATGTCCGACAGCTTCGCAACGTGGTCGAGCGCACGATCATCCTCACTCCGCGTGACAAGCTTGGCAAAGTCGAAGCCGAGATGCTGCCGAGCGAAGTTGCCGGCGGCAAGGCCGGTGGAAACAGCGGGATCACATCGCTGACCGGAGTGCCATTACGCGAAGCCCGCGAAAGCTTTGAGCGCGAATATCTCAGCATCCAGATCAGGCGTTTTTCGGGAAACATTTCCAAGACCGCCGCGTTCATCGGCATGGAGCGTTCGGCACTGCATCGCAAACTCAAGCTGCTCGGGCTCAACGAGCGCAAGGACGACGACGATTAG
- a CDS encoding ATP-binding protein, whose translation MASKAITSLTRFPRWRRRILVASRRANFFGILEVVALVALIAMVWIDWMAFSTAPGSARLLPVANVAFLLVGTLIPALGLLMLRGRRQALKRAQGGTSRMHVRLVIFFSLIAAIPTLLVAGFAAALFQSGVDFWFSDNSRGVMQNANALARGYYEQNQLQVANQTTAMASDIRYYLTFHKLTDPVFADLYGQQMQGRELNESAILQRMPDESLRTAAIANLQADNEPQRLAKTALPKLEKGEQVVVSGNPERIEAIAPIDLKAGIFLYAARNTQSIAFSQWRNAQAVAAGYDVLTKRAQTIQLRFTLALFFISLLLVGMAVWFALRIADRQVKPLTELVDAAGKVGAGNFAMRVEGRTGADEIGMLNRAFNRMTAQLEKQTDALVSANHQLDERRAFIEAVIESITAGIITVDSDARILLMNSSGKDLLLGSDAEKPVGQSLDGFAPQISALVEAGLPSGIVSYNKSGTLLTLAVKVAAAPDGRVITFEDITRQLLDQRQAAWSDVARRIAHEIKNPLTPIQLATERLKRRYRKQIETDGELFDELTSTIVRQVGDLRKMVDEFSSFARLPKPVFRPEDALDLIRQALFLQEVGHPDIAYTLASESDGPIEVACDRHQIGQAMTNVLKNAAEAVEARARDAEPDYRGRIAIAVGSNETDIEITVEDNGIGLPRDRKRIVEPYVTTREKGTGLGLAIVNKIVEEHGGEMTFANAAGGGTRVTMRFARNPQAAGVEE comes from the coding sequence GGAGGCGCCGCATCCTGGTTGCATCCAGGCGCGCGAACTTTTTCGGAATTCTCGAAGTCGTCGCGCTCGTCGCGTTGATCGCGATGGTCTGGATCGACTGGATGGCGTTCTCGACAGCGCCGGGCAGTGCACGCCTGCTCCCGGTCGCCAACGTAGCCTTCCTGCTGGTTGGGACACTGATCCCGGCGCTGGGCTTGCTGATGCTGCGTGGCAGGCGGCAGGCCTTGAAGCGGGCGCAAGGCGGTACGTCGCGGATGCACGTGCGCCTGGTGATCTTCTTCTCGCTGATTGCTGCAATTCCGACGCTGTTGGTCGCGGGGTTTGCTGCCGCGTTGTTCCAGTCGGGTGTCGACTTCTGGTTTTCGGACAATTCTCGCGGCGTGATGCAAAACGCCAACGCACTGGCGCGTGGCTACTACGAACAGAACCAGTTGCAGGTCGCCAACCAGACCACCGCGATGGCATCGGACATCCGATACTACCTTACCTTCCACAAGCTGACTGACCCGGTTTTTGCCGATCTCTACGGACAGCAGATGCAAGGACGCGAACTCAACGAGTCGGCGATCCTCCAGCGAATGCCCGACGAGTCGCTGAGAACCGCAGCGATTGCCAACCTGCAAGCCGACAACGAGCCGCAGAGGCTCGCCAAGACCGCGCTGCCGAAACTCGAAAAGGGCGAGCAGGTCGTTGTCAGCGGCAATCCCGAAAGGATCGAGGCGATTGCGCCGATCGACCTCAAGGCCGGGATTTTCCTCTACGCGGCGCGTAACACCCAGTCGATCGCCTTCAGCCAGTGGAGGAACGCGCAGGCCGTCGCAGCCGGCTACGATGTCCTCACCAAACGCGCGCAGACCATCCAGCTTCGTTTCACTCTCGCGTTGTTCTTTATCTCGCTGTTGCTCGTCGGGATGGCGGTGTGGTTCGCATTGCGGATCGCCGACCGCCAGGTGAAACCGCTTACCGAGTTGGTCGATGCGGCAGGCAAGGTCGGTGCCGGCAACTTCGCCATGCGTGTCGAAGGCCGCACGGGGGCCGACGAAATCGGCATGCTCAATCGTGCGTTTAACCGCATGACCGCGCAACTTGAAAAGCAGACCGACGCACTCGTGTCCGCCAACCACCAGCTCGACGAGCGTCGCGCGTTCATCGAAGCGGTCATCGAATCAATCACCGCCGGGATCATTACGGTCGACAGCGACGCGCGGATCCTGCTGATGAACAGCTCGGGGAAAGACCTCTTGCTCGGTTCCGACGCCGAAAAGCCCGTCGGGCAGTCTCTCGACGGGTTCGCACCGCAGATTTCGGCGCTGGTAGAGGCCGGATTGCCGAGCGGGATCGTGAGCTACAACAAGTCCGGAACGCTGCTGACACTCGCGGTGAAAGTGGCGGCCGCACCTGACGGCCGGGTGATCACGTTCGAGGACATTACCCGCCAGCTACTCGATCAGCGACAGGCCGCATGGTCCGACGTCGCGCGCAGGATCGCTCACGAGATCAAGAACCCGCTTACGCCGATCCAGTTGGCGACCGAGCGGCTCAAGCGTCGCTATCGCAAGCAGATCGAGACCGACGGTGAGCTGTTCGACGAACTGACCAGCACGATCGTGCGGCAGGTCGGCGACCTCAGGAAGATGGTCGATGAGTTTTCCAGCTTTGCTCGGCTGCCCAAGCCGGTATTCCGGCCCGAGGACGCGCTCGACCTGATCCGCCAGGCGCTGTTCCTGCAGGAAGTCGGGCATCCGGATATCGCCTACACGCTGGCAAGTGAAAGCGACGGGCCGATCGAGGTTGCATGCGACCGCCACCAGATCGGCCAGGCGATGACCAACGTCCTCAAGAACGCTGCGGAAGCGGTCGAGGCGCGCGCACGCGATGCCGAACCGGACTATCGCGGGCGGATCGCCATAGCTGTCGGCAGCAACGAGACCGATATCGAGATCACCGTGGAGGACAACGGAATCGGCCTACCGCGCGATCGCAAGCGGATCGTTGAACCGTATGTGACCACGCGCGAAAAAGGCACCGGGCTGGGGCTCGCGATCGTGAACAAGATCGTCGAAGAGCATGGGGGGGAAATGACATTCGCCAATGCCGCCGGCGGCGGGACCAGGGTGACCATGCGGTTCGCCCGCAACCCGCAAGCCGCGGGGGTGGAGGAATGA